One window of the Chitinophaga niabensis genome contains the following:
- a CDS encoding polysaccharide lyase, protein MKKMRITGTCIVSICLLMTACSKPAVEEAAAPVQLDNTLSATVGIAAINSSFSENWNSYTHGNQYTQAQAAADFGNVSGWNASRTMISNGNLRVTLLANALSGAGGLISNTDISDGSEYQLSFTIRFHSAFDWSRGGKVGFGFLIGEGNTGGDPGTDGNGGSLRLMWYNNNGRIYFHPYVYHRDQGGQYGDNFGVSYPSSGSLSKGTTYSVTMYAKSNTGSSTNGRARIIINGTTVLDRAMRWTTNDAQRLIRNMSFHTFRGGSQSYWMSPTEGYIYYDDLVVTKLQ, encoded by the coding sequence ATGAAAAAAATGCGCATTACGGGTACATGCATTGTATCCATCTGTCTTTTGATGACAGCCTGTTCCAAACCAGCGGTAGAAGAAGCCGCCGCTCCGGTACAACTGGATAACACGCTTTCAGCCACGGTTGGCATCGCCGCTATCAACAGTTCTTTCTCTGAGAACTGGAACAGTTACACACACGGTAACCAATACACGCAGGCACAGGCCGCTGCGGATTTTGGGAACGTAAGCGGGTGGAATGCTTCCCGCACCATGATCTCTAACGGTAATCTTCGTGTAACGCTGTTGGCTAATGCGCTTTCCGGCGCCGGTGGCCTGATCAGCAATACGGATATCTCCGATGGCTCAGAATACCAGTTGTCTTTCACCATCCGTTTTCACAGCGCGTTCGACTGGAGCCGTGGTGGTAAAGTTGGTTTCGGTTTCCTGATCGGAGAGGGCAATACCGGTGGTGATCCAGGAACAGATGGCAATGGCGGCAGCTTAAGGTTGATGTGGTATAACAACAATGGCCGTATTTATTTCCATCCCTACGTGTATCACCGCGATCAGGGTGGTCAGTATGGCGATAATTTCGGTGTATCCTATCCTTCTTCCGGCAGCCTGAGCAAGGGCACTACCTACAGCGTAACCATGTATGCCAAGAGCAATACCGGCTCCAGTACCAATGGCCGCGCAAGGATCATTATCAACGGTACTACTGTGCTTGACAGGGCAATGCGCTGGACTACCAACGATGCGCAAAGGCTGATCAGGAACATGTCTTTCCATACTTTCCGCGGTGGCAGCCAGAGTTACTGGATGTCTCCCACGGAAGGTTACATTTACTACGATGATTTAGTGGTGACAAAACTACAATAG
- the proB gene encoding glutamate 5-kinase: MTKPILVIKFGTASITHDNGELDESVIAAIAEQVAAVHADYNVVLVSSGAVAAGKKHLKAYSGTISERKAAAAIGNPVLLNRYSHYFSAYGIAIAQSLCERQHFSNRNQFLQLKKTYEELWASGIIPIANENDVVSDVELKFSDNDELATLIAVGFGASLLLFSTSVAGVLDKEGKIVPQIDEIDEAAFALADRKKSSLGLGGMVSKLTFARLATRMGIGVVIFGISTPDGISLAIAGKTGTRCLAQARSNMPARKKWLASGSLVTGRLQVDAGAEQALKKRRSLLAVGVIGILEKFECGEVFEIVDENEQVIAVARAKVSSEVLASGNKAQNIEVAHADDIVLL; this comes from the coding sequence TTGACTAAACCGATACTTGTTATAAAATTTGGAACGGCATCCATTACCCATGATAACGGCGAGCTGGATGAAAGTGTAATAGCCGCTATTGCGGAGCAGGTGGCTGCTGTGCATGCGGATTACAATGTGGTGCTGGTGTCCTCCGGGGCAGTGGCGGCAGGCAAGAAACACCTGAAGGCCTATAGCGGCACCATCAGTGAACGGAAAGCTGCGGCGGCCATCGGCAACCCGGTATTATTGAACCGGTATTCCCATTACTTCTCGGCTTATGGTATTGCCATCGCCCAAAGTCTTTGTGAGCGGCAGCATTTCTCTAACAGGAACCAGTTCCTGCAATTAAAGAAAACCTACGAAGAGTTATGGGCCAGCGGCATTATTCCCATTGCGAATGAAAACGATGTGGTGAGTGATGTAGAGCTGAAATTCTCTGACAATGATGAACTGGCTACCCTTATTGCCGTGGGCTTTGGGGCATCCCTCCTGCTTTTCAGCACCTCCGTGGCGGGTGTGCTGGACAAGGAAGGGAAAATAGTGCCGCAGATCGATGAAATAGACGAAGCAGCCTTTGCGCTGGCAGACAGGAAGAAGTCTTCCCTGGGCCTGGGAGGCATGGTATCCAAACTCACCTTTGCGCGTCTGGCCACCCGGATGGGTATTGGTGTGGTGATCTTTGGCATCAGCACGCCTGATGGCATTTCCCTGGCCATAGCAGGGAAAACAGGTACCCGCTGCCTGGCACAGGCCCGCAGTAATATGCCGGCCCGGAAGAAATGGCTGGCCAGCGGCAGCCTGGTTACAGGGCGCTTGCAGGTGGATGCCGGAGCAGAACAGGCGCTGAAAAAACGGCGCAGCCTGCTGGCTGTTGGAGTGATAGGCATATTGGAGAAGTTTGAATGCGGTGAAGTGTTTGAAATTGTAGACGAAAATGAGCAGGTAATAGCCGTAGCCAGGGCCAAGGTATCTTCAGAGGTACTGGCTTCTGGGAATAAAGCGCAGAATATAGAAGTGGCGCATGCAGATGATATTGTTTTGCTCTAG
- a CDS encoding family 16 glycosylhydrolase, which translates to MRLHSLFLPATAMLVTFLFTTGCKKDTQASRSVQLDNEQAAVSAQALQLVWSDEFDGTSLNTGKWNYENGNLNVNNEQQYYQTSNVSVSNGNLVITARKQSVGGKPYTSGRINTNGKFSQKYGRIEASIKLPAVQGLWPAFWMLGTNIGEPNVGWPKCGEIDIMEHVNTGSTVLGTIHWFNTAYTYYGGNTTTSPSNYHLYAVEWDASSIRWYVDGVQFHTANILNNINGTDEFHKNFFIILNVAVGGNLPGQVINDNALPASMLVDYVRVYNITSTPNTAPIGATIAIRGNNNLFASGENGTQAMRCTRTTAQAWEQFTVVDAGGGKVALRSMNKYVSSENGASAITCSRATIGDWEKFDWVSNTDGTFSLRGNNGLYISSENGAQAMTCTRPTIGGWEKFTY; encoded by the coding sequence ATGAGACTTCACTCCTTATTTTTACCAGCTACTGCTATGCTGGTAACCTTCCTGTTTACCACAGGGTGTAAAAAAGACACGCAAGCATCCAGATCTGTTCAGCTTGACAACGAGCAAGCTGCCGTATCAGCCCAGGCATTACAACTGGTATGGTCCGATGAATTTGATGGTACCAGCCTCAATACGGGCAAATGGAATTATGAGAACGGGAACCTGAACGTAAATAACGAGCAGCAGTATTATCAGACCTCGAATGTAAGCGTGAGCAACGGTAACCTGGTGATCACGGCCAGGAAGCAAAGCGTGGGCGGAAAACCTTATACCTCCGGCCGCATCAATACCAATGGAAAGTTCTCGCAGAAATACGGGCGTATAGAGGCCAGTATTAAATTACCTGCCGTGCAGGGTTTATGGCCTGCCTTCTGGATGCTGGGCACCAATATTGGCGAACCGAACGTAGGCTGGCCTAAATGCGGGGAGATAGACATTATGGAACACGTGAACACCGGCAGCACGGTGCTGGGCACCATTCACTGGTTTAATACGGCCTATACCTACTATGGTGGCAATACCACTACTTCCCCCAGCAATTACCATTTGTATGCGGTAGAATGGGATGCCAGTTCTATCAGGTGGTATGTGGATGGTGTGCAATTCCACACGGCCAACATCCTGAATAACATCAATGGCACAGATGAATTCCACAAGAACTTCTTCATTATCCTGAACGTAGCGGTAGGTGGTAACCTGCCCGGGCAGGTTATCAACGACAATGCATTGCCTGCCTCCATGCTGGTGGATTATGTGCGGGTGTACAATATCACCAGTACGCCCAACACGGCACCTATTGGTGCTACCATTGCTATCAGGGGGAACAACAATCTTTTTGCCAGCGGAGAGAACGGCACACAGGCCATGCGATGCACGCGTACCACCGCACAGGCCTGGGAACAGTTCACGGTTGTGGATGCCGGTGGCGGCAAAGTGGCTTTAAGGAGCATGAACAAATATGTATCCTCAGAGAATGGTGCGAGCGCTATTACCTGCAGCAGGGCCACTATTGGCGACTGGGAGAAATTCGACTGGGTATCCAACACAGATGGTACCTTTTCTTTAAGAGGAAATAACGGACTTTATATATCCAGCGAAAACGGCGCGCAGGCCATGACCTGTACCCGCCCCACCATTGGCGGCTGGGAGAAATTTACTTATTGA
- a CDS encoding IS3 family transposase, which yields MPKKASGLNSKETGGESQREKALIVLELRQKGNLAQLLHIASMARSSFYYYINHKPVADRYEVIKCRIVQLYQRHKGLLGYRRILLALRSKGLKINHKTVLKLMQQLRLKSVIRRKKYRSYKGEVGKTTPNLLQRKFKADRPMQKLATDITEFKVKDQKLYLSPVIDLFNGEIISYKLSERPNFEQITQMLKGTIRRLTSDLKPILHSDQGWQYQMKQYQQILLENNISPSMSRKGNCLDNAIIENFFGTIKAEMFYLKKYQSIQELASDIKEYIHYYNHTRIRINLKGKSPVQYRAQYLKN from the coding sequence ATACCTAAAAAAGCTTCAGGCCTTAATTCAAAAGAAACAGGAGGAGAAAGCCAAAGAGAAAAAGCGCTCATAGTGCTTGAATTAAGGCAAAAAGGGAATTTAGCGCAACTACTGCATATAGCCTCCATGGCCCGCAGTTCTTTCTACTATTACATCAACCACAAGCCCGTTGCAGACCGGTATGAGGTTATAAAATGCCGGATTGTCCAACTCTATCAACGTCATAAAGGGCTTTTGGGCTACCGGCGGATACTGCTGGCCTTACGCTCAAAAGGACTTAAGATCAATCACAAAACGGTACTAAAGCTCATGCAACAGCTCCGGCTTAAAAGCGTGATCCGACGGAAGAAATACCGGTCATACAAAGGGGAAGTAGGGAAAACTACGCCGAATTTGCTGCAGCGGAAGTTTAAAGCAGACCGGCCTATGCAAAAATTGGCTACCGACATTACCGAGTTCAAAGTAAAAGATCAGAAACTATATCTTTCCCCGGTAATCGACCTGTTTAATGGTGAGATCATTAGCTATAAGCTATCTGAGCGTCCTAACTTCGAGCAAATAACACAGATGTTAAAAGGCACTATCAGGCGGCTTACCAGCGATCTTAAACCCATTCTGCATTCTGATCAGGGATGGCAATACCAAATGAAACAATACCAGCAAATATTGCTGGAAAACAACATCTCTCCCAGCATGTCCAGGAAAGGTAATTGCCTGGACAATGCCATCATTGAGAACTTTTTCGGCACAATCAAAGCAGAAATGTTTTACCTGAAAAAGTATCAATCCATCCAGGAGTTAGCCAGTGACATCAAAGAATACATTCATTATTACAATCATACCAGGATTAGAATTAACCTAAAAGGAAAGAGCCCGGTACAATACCGAGCTCAATACTTAAAAAATTAA
- a CDS encoding glutamate-5-semialdehyde dehydrogenase, translating to MGSILPLLEQAQNATRSIKALADEGKQQLLRDLAARLLLHTDEIIRENRKDLDKMPDTDPKKDRLLLNKERIASLAASLEDIALLPDPANQVLSEKKLENGLRVRKLTVPLGVVGVIYESRPNVTVDVAALCLRSGNACVLRGGTDAFHTNQCLVALIKETLQESGADPNAVQLLPTDRNLINEMLTAVKYIDILIPRGSQQLIDFVRENSRVPVIETGAGVCHTYVESTADLDKASKIVTNAKVSRPSVCNALDTVLVDAAVASPFLSLLAPSLAAYNVEIFADETAYGILKAGGYPQLVAAQPEDFGREFLDFKCSVKVVKDAEEALEHIRRYSSKHSEAIISNNTALSDRFLQEVDAAAVYVNASTRFTDGGVFGLGAEIGISTQKLHARGPFALEKLVTEKWVVYGDGQVR from the coding sequence ATGGGATCGATCTTACCATTACTGGAACAGGCACAAAATGCCACCCGTTCCATCAAAGCCCTGGCCGACGAAGGAAAACAGCAATTGCTGCGTGACCTGGCGGCCAGGTTATTGTTACATACAGACGAGATCATCCGCGAAAACCGGAAGGACCTGGATAAGATGCCCGATACAGATCCAAAAAAGGACCGTTTACTACTGAATAAAGAACGTATCGCCAGCCTCGCCGCCAGCCTGGAAGATATTGCCCTCCTGCCCGACCCCGCCAACCAGGTGCTTTCTGAAAAGAAACTGGAGAATGGATTACGGGTGCGCAAACTCACCGTTCCCCTCGGTGTGGTGGGTGTTATCTACGAATCCCGCCCCAATGTAACGGTAGACGTGGCTGCCTTGTGCCTCCGTTCCGGCAATGCCTGTGTGTTAAGAGGTGGCACGGATGCCTTTCATACCAACCAATGCCTGGTTGCCCTCATTAAGGAAACCTTGCAGGAATCCGGTGCTGATCCAAATGCTGTACAATTACTGCCAACAGACCGTAACCTCATCAATGAGATGCTAACGGCTGTGAAATACATAGACATCCTGATCCCCCGCGGTTCCCAGCAACTGATAGACTTTGTACGGGAGAACTCCCGTGTTCCGGTAATAGAAACCGGCGCAGGGGTTTGCCATACTTATGTGGAAAGTACGGCAGACCTGGATAAAGCCAGTAAGATCGTTACCAATGCCAAAGTATCCCGGCCATCCGTATGTAATGCGCTCGATACGGTATTGGTAGATGCAGCTGTTGCTTCTCCTTTCCTCTCTTTACTGGCTCCTTCCCTGGCAGCCTATAATGTAGAGATCTTTGCGGATGAAACCGCATACGGCATTTTAAAAGCCGGTGGCTATCCCCAACTGGTGGCTGCGCAGCCGGAAGATTTCGGGCGCGAGTTCCTGGACTTTAAATGTTCCGTGAAAGTGGTGAAAGACGCAGAAGAAGCTTTGGAACACATCCGCCGGTATTCCTCCAAACACTCAGAAGCGATCATCTCCAATAATACCGCTTTGAGCGACAGGTTCCTGCAGGAAGTGGATGCTGCTGCAGTATACGTGAACGCCTCTACGCGGTTCACGGATGGTGGCGTATTCGGATTGGGTGCAGAGATCGGTATTTCCACTCAGAAACTGCATGCACGCGGGCCTTTTGCCCTGGAGAAACTGGTAACAGAGAAATGGGTAGTGTATGGTGATGGCCAGGTAAGATAA
- a CDS encoding helix-turn-helix domain-containing protein: MSRQQKYSLAYKLDAVRQVVAGRSSVRQKADLLQINIDMLRRWVSYYRAFGTAGLERQNNRYPASFKMEVIRTYLQESLSLKATCLRFHIPCTAVLSRWLRIYEQEGNVGLKQEKRGKRKSMAPKKPATKGAKVKTREQELEEELAYLRLENQYLKKLQALIQKKQEEKAKEKKRS, from the coding sequence ATGAGTAGACAACAAAAGTATAGTTTGGCCTATAAGCTTGATGCGGTCAGGCAGGTGGTCGCAGGTAGATCATCAGTACGCCAAAAGGCAGATCTGCTGCAGATCAATATTGATATGCTACGCAGGTGGGTCAGCTACTACCGGGCATTCGGCACAGCCGGGCTTGAGCGGCAGAACAACCGTTACCCTGCTTCTTTTAAAATGGAGGTGATAAGGACTTATTTGCAGGAAAGCTTATCTTTAAAAGCAACCTGCCTACGTTTCCATATTCCTTGTACGGCTGTACTGAGCAGATGGCTTCGTATATACGAACAGGAAGGTAATGTAGGGTTAAAGCAGGAGAAAAGAGGTAAACGTAAGTCTATGGCACCGAAGAAGCCTGCAACAAAAGGCGCAAAAGTTAAAACAAGGGAACAGGAACTGGAAGAAGAGCTTGCTTATCTTCGGCTTGAAAATCAATACCTAAAAAAGCTTCAGGCCTTAATTCAAAAGAAACAGGAGGAGAAAGCCAAAGAGAAAAAGCGCTCATAG